One Vicugna pacos chromosome 12, VicPac4, whole genome shotgun sequence genomic window carries:
- the SERHL2 gene encoding LOW QUALITY PROTEIN: serine hydrolase-like protein 2 (The sequence of the model RefSeq protein was modified relative to this genomic sequence to represent the inferred CDS: deleted 2 bases in 1 codon), translating to MRRSPGCSKSFSSLGSMPSLTGRPEGAVSGNMLHVASQDSGSPKLEKQAPGVWGHADLFSEMKLAMPWGHISAKAWGSQQGLPVLCLHGWLDNANSFDRLIPHLSKDFHYVAMDFGGHGLSSHYSPGLPYYHQNFVNEVRRVVAALKWSRFSLIGHSFGGLVGGMFSCVFPEMVDKLILLDATPFFLDINEVENLLTYKRRNIEHTLQVEASKKPSKVVSQEAMLQGFLTNNSHVGEECGALLLQRGTTQVATGLVLNRDRRITKIEHCLDFVSKELFEHCIRKLQARVLLIKATQGYHDVRRENDANKEPMLFKIRMLRAVLKERFQFVEVTGNHYVHMNQPQLVASVINSFLQSKERIPAQL from the exons ATGCGCCGCTCTCCTGGCTGTAGCAAGTCCTTCAGCAGCCTGGGGAGCATGCCGAGCCTCACTGGCCGGCCGGAGGGTGCGGTCTCCGGGAACATGCTGCATGTGGCCTCGCAGGATTCCGGGAGCCCC AAGTTAGAGAAGCAAGCTCCGGGAGTTTGGGGGCACGCAG ATCTGTTCTCAGAGATGAAGCTAGCCATGCCTTGGGGCCATATCTCCGCCAAAGCCTGGGGCTCCCAGCAGGGCCTCCCAGTTCTCTGCCTGCACGGCTGGCTGGACAATGCCAACTCCTTTGACAGACTCATCCCTCATCTTTCGAAAG ACTTTCATTATGTTGCCATGGATTTCGGGGGTCATGGGCTCTCGTCCCATTACAGCCCAGGTCTCCCATATTACCACCAAAACTTTGTGAATGAGGTCCGAAGGGTGGTGGCAG CCCTGAAATGGAGCCGTTTTTCCCTCATAGGCCACAGTTTTG GTGGCCTTGTGGGTGGAATG TTTTCCTGTGTCTTCCCTGAGATGGTGGATAAACTTATCTTGCTGGACGCCACACCATTTTTTCTGGACATTAAT GAAGTAGAGAACTTGCTGACCTACAAGCGGAGAAACATAGAGCACACGCTGCAGGTGGAGGCCTCCAAGAAGCCCTCAAAAGTGGTCAGCCAGGAGGCGATGCTGCAGGG GTTCCTGACGAATAACAGTCACGTGGGAGAGGAGTGCGGGGCTCTCCTCCTGCAGAGAGGGACCACGCAGGTGGCCACAG gtctggtgctgaacagagaccGGAGGATCACCAAG ATAGAGCATTGCTTAGATTTCGTCAGCAAGGAGCTGTTTGAGCACTGCATCAGGAAGCTGCAGGCCCGCGTCCTGCTCATCAA GGCAACCCAAGGATATCATGATGTGAGGAGAGAAAATGATGCCAACAAAGAGCCCATGCTGTTCAAGATCAGGATGCTGAGAGCTGTCCTGAAAGAG cgGTTCCAGTTTGTGGAAGTCACAGGCAATCACTACGTCCACATGAACCAACCCCAGCTCGTGGCCAGTGTCATCAACTCCTTCTTACAGAGCAAGGAGAGGATCCCAGCCCAGCTGTAG